gatgtgagtgttttgtaaaagtgaatttgtaaaatagaaaaagtaggtttttttgtgtaaaatagacagaaaatatAAACGAACTGATGAGGATGCTCTAATCGGCCGACAAGTGTAAAATTTggttttagcaaaaaaaaaaaaaaaatgtaaaatttggGATTATGGGTTGCAATTCTGTCATTGGCACCATTACCGAGgaaaatgtttattttaagGGGAGTCGCGCggaaagagagattttttattttagttaaatcCAAGTAATGAAGATTCAAAAGtaggtttaaaaataaataaaaaataagggaaGACAGCTAATTCTGCCAAACATAATGACAAAAAGATGCTAGGGATTGAGGTTCATATCAAGAGTTGAAATACTATGTTTTGATATCAACCATTAGAtggagaaaattcaaaaagaaaaaaaaagttaaagaattaaaaaatagttaaaaagttagaaaattttaaagtggTGTGAGGCACTGAGGCGGATTGGAATATTGCCAGACAAGATTTCGGTTTTCACATGGACGGATCACAGAAGCCAATAGCGCTAAGTTCATTTTGACATTTCATTGCAGTGAGAAACAAGCTCAAACAGAATATACGGTTCTCATAAAGCTCCTTCTATATAGCCACTCTCTTATCAATGGTTGCATATGCACTCATCTAGTACTGGTAAGAGTATGatagtttgaattttgaagCAAAGATGACACACATTCGCTTCATATCCACAAGTACCATTCAGTCAGCAGCAGCGAGTCCCAACGAGTTAACTCGAAGGATTGAGTTAACTCCATGGGATCTCCAGCTGCTCTTAGTTGATCATATCCAAAAGGGTATCCTTTTCTTCAAACCAACACCTTCACAAGAAAAAGAACTAAAGGGTAGTAGTGTGATTGATCACCTAAAAACCTCTCTGTCCCGCACATTAGATATATTCTACCCTCTTGCTGGTCGCCTTGTCATGGTAGAAAACGATGATGACAAAACCAGATCTTTCTTTGTTGACTGCAATAATCTTGGAGCCCAGTTTGTCCATGCAATGGTAGATGATCTCACTGTGGCAGATATCCTTGATCCCATATATGTTCCAGACATTGTCAACTCCTTCTTTCTATTGAATAGCGTATTGAACTACGAAGGCATTTCCAAGCCATTGTTGGCTGTGCAAGTTACTGAGCTTGCTGATGGTATCTTCATCGGTTGCACTGCAAACCACAGTGTGGTGGATGGCAGTTCATTCTGGCATTTCTTTAACACTTGGTCTGAAATATCTAGAGCTAACAATTGTCCCACATCACAATCTCCTCCAATTTTCCAACGCTGTTTCTTTGATGGTATTATCGATTTCCCCATTCATATACCTTTCCATCCCAATGAAATCTCTAATGAGAAGTCCATTCCCCCACCTCTcaaacaaaaagtttttcatttttcaaagaagaaaattgcACAACTCAAAGCAAAAGCTAATGCAGAAATGGGCACCAACAATATCTCGTCCCTTCAAGCAGTCCTTGGTGTTCTTTGGCGATCTGTGGTTCGCAATAGGCGTTGTAGTGCTAATCAAGAGGTTCATTACCGCGTAATTGTGGGAATGAGGCAAAGAATACAACCACCATTACCAGAAGAATACTCAGGAAATGCGGTTTTATTTGGGAAAGTAATAGCTACCGTAGACAATCTTCTTGAACACGGGCTAGGATGGGTGGCTTGGCAGATAAATAAGAAGATTGCTTCTCAAACAGCAGAAGAGGTGAAGAAGTTTATAGAGGATTGGGTAAAAGCCCCAAACATACCAACACTCAGTGGAATAGCAAGTAATGCATTGCTGACAGGAAGCTCGCCGCGATTCAATGTGTACGGTAATGACTTTGGCTGGGGAAGACCTATTGCTGTGCGAAGTGGCGTTGGCAATAAATTTGATGGAAAGTTAACCGTGTTTCCTGGGGTAGAAGAAGGAAGCATGGATTTTGAAGCTTGTCTTTCGCCTGAGATATTGGAGGCTATGGCAGACGATGCAGAGTTCATGGAGGCTTTAGCctcataattaaattttgttatggaCTTTGTCATCTTTGACATGGAAATTACAAGAGCTTCTAATAAATGTTGTTGGTGGTATTCCATTTTCTAAAACAGAGTCGATGGAAAACTTAATGGTAGTGTTGTCCTGTGCGAAAGTTAATGACCTGTTAGGCGACATGAAAACAGGGCAGCACACACTTTGACACATCACGCGAATTGATAATTTTGTTCCTTGGATAGAAGAAACTTCATCATGTATTGAATCTTTTGTATTTTAGGGTGCTTTGTTTTCATCCGCTTCTTTATAAAACTCTCTtatttcccattaaaaaaaaaaaaaagtgttttttgttttcattttcagtttcaattggACCTACCTTAAAAGAAACTTGGTTGGATTAAAAATTTATACTCAATTTTCACTTTTAGTATCCTAAAAAGTTGAATTTGAATACgaaaaatgaaaacacatttttcagTATATTTAATTTCATAGAAAATGAATACAGTAACAATTATGTAAATATTTTGACAATGCAAAGAGTCCCACCTGATTGATGTGGGTGTATAAGTGAAAaaagtaacttaaaaaaaaaaaaatgtcaaaccTGATGAATTTTATACCCAAATTATTTGTTTAAACTAACTTACCAAACATCTTTCTATGTAAAaatgaatttatctttttctatatttaattaaagaatttaaattaaaaaaaaaagagaaaatgaaaactgaATTAGACAGAGATTGCTGTTTGAAAGTGCTAGAGAAGTCCATTATAACCCTATACAACATGCAGGGATTCAAGCACCACAGGCACAGAGTTGGACGGTGCATGAACTTGCTTAAGTGGTAATTGAGTTATTAGCATCTTTCGATAAGCCACCTGTAAAAGACGTCATTCTGGacatagaaatagaaaaaggaaatgaCGTCTTTGGCAAATTAACGGCAAATATGACATACTGTATTCGAGAGGGAAAATTGTAAGTTTTGAAATACAATGGATCAATTTAGAATCGTCCCAAACTTATCGGGTATAAAGTATAAATATATCATTAACTCAAAAAATTGACATCAcattgcatttttattttttattttttgattttttgtcaGGCATAATGGGAGGGGGAGTTTGAATCTTGAAAATCTTTATTGGAAACACCCAAGAGATGCTAGTTAAGTTTCATGGCTTTGACAATGTTGCAttgcatataaaaaataaggcATAGTTTATTTGACACACTATCACACATAATACTCACACTTaccaaaaacaaagaacaatgTAATTTGAAGTCATGATTTTGAATTTGTATTATTACCTATCAGTAACAGTAAGTATGATTATCAAGAGGTTGGATTATTGAAAGTTAGGTTTTCCCAAAAAAGTAAACCGATACTAAATAGATTTGTTGAGGGTCCTTTTTCTATGTGAACATGTGGCAACACAACACTCGCTCATCAACGCCCACTAAAGTCTTGTTACCTGAATATATTAAAGGTCCATTTGGTTGGAAAGATTTTatagaggatagaaaatgtaggAGAGAAAAGCaggtaaaaaatatttttggtaggTATTTGGTTGGAGAGAGAAGAGGAGAAAAAATTGGTGGGGCCTGGGAATTTTCTCCCTGGCCccaccaaaatattttctttccaaaatgAGGAGAAAACTAAGAGGAAAACTCTCATTGTATGAAGCAGACAAAATACCCATGTTGCCAGTTTTGGCTTTTTTTgtggttattaaaaaaaaaagaattttatctatttgttttgcgttttttttttccttcttttttttgtttttggtttttgtttttgtgcctTTTCCAGTACTtctgattatttttttatttttattttttttgtgctcatcttcctttggcttgtgctcctttaaaaaaaattgtagtgtccatacacaattttcttactaaaaaaatgtgttactttttgttttatttaataaggatataattgtaaatttatactaatttcatttttcatcatctcatttttttctctcaaccatttttttttcccaaccaaacacacataagaaaaaattaaattttttctatctttccATAATTTTCTATCATCCTACTTTTCCACTCATTCAACCAACCAGACCTATGTTTAGTTGAAACATACCAACTGCCAATTTGAAATCAGAAATCCATCTAAGTggccttcaaagttcaaaagtCCAAGTATTTTCCACTTCTCCAATTGGGCCTTGTGCTTGTAAACTTTTATTCGACAAAAATGGGCTCTCAAGTCATTGATTTCTACTTCCTGGATTAGGCTTCATACCCATGTTGACAACAAAAATTGGGCTTTGAAGCCCATGTTATCTTAGTGCAAGATTGGGCTTATCTCCATCAGCCCTTATTTATAGGAAATGGATCAATACAATGGGTTTATTCCAAACCCAGTACAAGTCTAATACAAGGAAAATCACATAAACTCGCAAGTTTTGCAACTCTACATGCCTCACTCCTCactccaaaaatgaaaataagaaagaaagactTGGTCCATTTTCCAACTTAGTTCCATTTTTGTTCTAGCTCAGGAAAACCGTGTTCGCCCCTCACTCTTCTCCAATTTTTCTCAATCTTTTTGGCCCTATCAAACAGTAAAGGAAAAAGAACGTGTTTGTTACATGTTTATAATGAGAAGAAAAATCCATATATTCTatactaaaaaatttagaattacaACTTTACCACATTTCTGATGTGATAAATGTAAGtgttagaaaaaagaaatagtgtACCCACgtgaaagtgaaaaattcaCAATTTGCAAAcatcaaaattcccaaaaaagaaaaaaatttgtcatcTTAGAAAAATTCTAGTATTCACaaactacctttttttttttttgtagcaaTGTGCTCTCTGTTGTGGGTCCAGGCCACGTAACAACTGACAAGCCCAAATGATGACCTTCCCATCCAAgattaaggctgtgtttggatGGGTGGAAtatagggaggatggaaaatataagagggaaaatagggtggaaaactcagttttccactGTTTGGTAATGGGGAGAAAATCAGAGGAGTGGAAAACCCGGGAGAAACTTTTATCTCCCGGGCCCACAAAAACTTTCctcccaaatcgggaggaaaaTCAATGAGGGAAAACTCCCTCATTGTTATTTTACCGTAATACCCATCCACGTAACCTCATTCATACCCTCCACCTACCCAGCTGAAGACTTTTGCCCACCTACCCTCATTCATACCCTTCTCATCTTCTCATCTAGCACACCGTCCAGAGAAGTCCAGGTTCTcctctgttgttgttgttgttgttgttgttgtttttttttttttttttttttttttttttttttttcaacttgaaaaaaaaagattataatgtaatttttacattataataataaaaatataaatataaatttatatatatgatgtggtaaattttatattatttaatgagtacaaataaatctatttcttacctattatgtaacaagggtataatagtcaatttatataaattacattttccatccttccatttttctctccaaccaaacaaaagaattttccatcctcctacttttccacctcttcaaccaaacacataagagggaaaactaaatattttccatcctcccacttttccatccttccacaattttccattcttccatttttccactcctccatccaaacaaagcCTAAGGGTTCCTATTTGCAATAGGAATAGAAGAAGTCaaagtatatataaaaagcagAGTGAAGGgtttttcttattaattagagagagaaacttGTTTAGATTGGCAGCCACGAAATGAGAAATGAGTGCAAGCCGccagacagagagagagagagagagagagagagagagagagagagagagagagagagagagagaaaaagaccACTCAAGTGGGAATGAGAAAAATATTGTGCATGcgagagaaaaaaagataaggatatatatatatatatatatatttataatctaTGACACATATACTAAAGCCTGATTAATTAATTTGAGGTTTTATCTATGATAAGTTTTTGGGTGCTAGAAGTATAGGTAGTTATTGTATTTTAGAGTGTGAATGAAGATTTTAGGTGAGTTTATATTATTCCTAGAGAAATTGTACTAAAAATGCAGCCCTTATATTTTTTCTAACGCAGTGAAATCATGACAATTCTATGAACGTAAGCACATTATTGAATCatacaaattttgtaaaaactAATATATGAAATGTTATAGAGCATAGATGTATTGGTAGAAATTTGTGTTAATGGATTGTGTTTGTGTCTATCAAAGTAAATTATTCAAAGACATGGCTCAACATTAACCCAAcctatttaataattatatcaaaccttttaataatttctttagcttttgaataataatttattaatataattattaaaaaaatttaattttttaattatatttagtattcaaatttattttagaaaaaaatgacatttactTATATTAACTTAGTTTAAATTCTTTGTCATTACCACCTCAAAAATGGCTCGGAAGGAGTTGAAATatgtcttcttcttgttttgctGAATGAGTCGAAGTATAGGTCATGTCGAGTATCTCCCGTTgtaatatagtaaataataattaatcaagCTTTCCAGTTTCcatagaaagaaagagataggtgactatcaaaataaaagagaagaaaagagaagacaGAAAGAGATAAGTTCTGTCAAAAGTAGCGGCTAAATTAAGACAATATATTAACGTGGCCAAGATTTCAATGTTCGAGTGTGGACTGAGTGTGGACTGAAGACTAGTGAATGCCCTATTGCGCTCCACAATTTTGACACTGACATTGTTCGTATCCATTATTGACTATACGGTTCTCAAAGAGCTCCTTTTATAGCCAGCTATAACGGTTGCATATGTGCTCAGGTCATCTAGTTTGAACCAAAGATGACACACATTTGCTTCAAATCCACTAGTACTATCCGGGCAGCAGCGAGTCCTAACGAGTCAACTCGAAGGATTGAGTTAACTCCATGGGATCTCCAGCTGCTCTTAGTTGATCATATCCAAAAGGGTCTCCTTTTCTTCAAACCTACACCTTCACAAGAAGAAGAACTACAGGGCAGCAGTGTGATTAATCACCTAAAAACCTCTCTGTCCCGCACATTAGATATATTCTATCCCCTTGCTGGTCGCCTTGTCATGGTTGAAAACGATGATGACAAGTCCACCTCTTTCTTTGTTGATTGCAATAACCTTGGAGCCCAGTTTGTTCATGCGGTGGCTGATGATGTTACTGTGGCAGATATCCTTGATCCCATATATGTTCCAGACATAGTCAACTCCTTCTTTTTGATGAATGGCATATTGAATCACCAAGGCACTTCCAAGCCATTGTTGGCTGTGCAGGTAACTGAGCTTATTGATGGTATTTTCATCGGCTGCACTTTAAACCATTGTGTAGTCGATGGTAGTTCATTCTGGCATTTCTTTAACACCTGGTCTGAGATATCTAGAGGTAATAATATTAATCCCACATCAATATCTCCTCCAATTTTCCAACGTTGTTATTTTGATGGTATTATCGATTTCCCACTTCATATTCCTTTCCATCACAATGAAATCTCTGATGTGAGGTCCATTCCTCCTCCCCTGAAACAAAAggtctttcatttttcaaagaagaaaatttcaCAACTAAAAGCAAAAGCCAATGCCGAAATGAGCACCAACAACATCTCGTCCCTTCAAGCAGTATTGGGTCATCTTTGGCGATCTGTGGTTCGCAACCGGCATTGCAGCGCTAATCAAGAGGCTCATTACCACGTAGCTGTGGGAATGAGGCAAAGAATACAACCACCGTTGCCAGAAGAATACTTCGGAAACGCGATTTTATTGGGGACCGTAACAACTACAGTTGAAAATCTTCTTGAGCACGAATTAGGCTGGGTGGCTTCACAGATAAACAAGGTGATTGCTTCTCAAACAGTCGAAGAAGGGAGGAAGTGTATAGAGGATTGGCTAAAATCCCCAAAGATATCAATACTTCGAGGAGTAACATGTAATGCATTGATCACAGGAAGCTCGCCGCGATTCAATATGTATGGTAATGACTTTGGTTGGGGAAGACCTATTGCTGTGCGAAGTGGTGCTGGCAACAAGTTTGATGGAAAGTTAACAGTGTATCCTGGAATGGAAGAAGGAAGTATGGATTTTGAAGCTTGTCTTTCGCCTGAGACATTGCAAGCTATGATAGATGATTCAGAGTTCATGGAGACTTTTGCCTCataattaaaacttttttgtgaTCCTTCTTTGACCAAGAAATGTTTGAAATGCAATTTGAAATTGTAGTGTGATCTTCCACTttcttaaatataataaaaaaaaagaagatgaccGTGGAAAACTTAATGGTAGTACtgtctttgagagagagagagagagagttaattGCTTGAATGTTCACAGTGATTTGTAAGTGTCGAGTGTTATGACTCAGCTCATGCTCAATAACACCTTGAATTGTACGATTATTGAAGCACTGTCATATCTAGGAACTTGTTTGAGTTCAACACTTCAACAGTTCGACTATTTACACCTTGAATTGTACGATTATTGAAGCACTGTCATATCTAGGAACTTGTTTGAGTTCAACACTTCAATAGTTCGACCATTTCAAGTTGAAGCTCTTTCCACGAAAAACTATATCCGCTGACCTTTCCACACAGTACGCCCATGATTGAACCACTTTAAATCGGAGATTTCCTTTTGAGGACAGTTGAGCAGTTTGTGTTTAAAACGTAaagattaaaacataaaatcggagatttccttttatgtttgtttgttgtatATACGTTTCTGTTCTTAAAAACTTTAAATCAGAGAGTGAAAAAGCGTGGGTAGTTTCGTTTTTTTGGCTCTACCTTTCTTCTTATCTCTTTGTTTGAGGTATTTGACAGACAACTACTTTACTGATAGACACAAAGTGAAGCAACGCGGTAAGGGAGAGAAATAATGagagataagaacaaagaaaaaaaaatgggagtCAGCCATGACCCATGAGTCAACTGCTTCCAtcacaagagagagaaaaagagaagacaaaaaaaaagaagaaggttggagagaaagaaagatgaaCATTTTGGATCCGTTTAGATTGAATTTATtgttactgaaattgaaaattgaaaactaaaaaatgaaaacactgtagcaaaataatttttaaatgtgtgaaaagtatcgtgggacccatttttaatatttttaaatgcgcGAACAGTATTGCTACAGTACATGAATAGTACTACTACAGTAAATGAATAGTGATTTTTGTCTCTACACAGTAAATTCACTGTTCATacgctggaaaaaaaaaaaaaaaaaaaaaaaaaagggaaacgTGAATGCAGGTTTCAGCGGTTTCAGCTGAAACCAAACACTCactttgttttggtttagttcattcatttttattattatttgatatcAGTATATTTATCTCATTTAGAAGTAGTTTCTGCACATGGGTTCATTTTGCATGTGGattattactttcttttttgctttttttttattttttattttttatttttttttaagaaagtctTGGCGGTTTGTTTTAACAAAGAtggagattttttatttttggtttagcTAATTcattttatctctctctttttttttttaatgaaaatatatttatttcatttagaTGTAAGTTTTCCAGATGGGTTCATCTTGCAGGTAGattattactttctttcttgttggtttttttttttttttttttttttttttttggtaaagtcttgttggtttgttttaatttgttatatgtagtcatgtttctttttttttcgtaAAGTTATATTTAGTCATGTTCAGTGGCGATGCCACGTATAGCTCAGGGTGAtcctaggaacaccctgacttgaaaaaaattaaaaaatatgtatatatatttaatctGTATTAGGAACATCCTTAAtcacaaaattaggaacaccattaaattaaaaaaaaattatctgttctactttcaagccaaaaaaaaaaaaaaaattgtaatagagcCAAGCCCACAATGAGCCCAACAGATTATAGAGGTAGCAAACCCAcggattctccaaaaaaaaaaaaaaaaaaaaaaccaatacagAGAATTAGAAATCAAATCCACAGTCACCTCTCTGGCAGAGAAAACCAAACCCCAATACAGTCTAtacaaagcaaaagcaaaacaaactcCAATACATAggtgtttatccaaaaaaaaaaaaaaaacccaatacagAGCAAACGAAAACCAAACCCTAATATAGAGTAAACCAAACTCACGGTGGTGACGTCGCTCGTAGCTCGCTCGTCGTCGCCGTAGCTCGCTCGCCATCATCGTTGCTCGCTCGCTTGCCCCTCGTTGTCATCGCTCGTCGCTTGCCCCTTATTGCAAATCGCAGATTATTTTGCTCTGGTGCTCGGTGCTCCCTCCCTCAAAggaatttctctctctttttctctttgactctttctcagtctctctctctttatctcactaAAATGAAAACTATGAAATGAAGTTAATGaatgagtctctctctctttattctttaagagTCTAACtcagtaactctctctctcttttgaattGTGAGTCTCTGATTGGTTGGCCAAATtagctttatttatattttgctttttgcctgttttttgtctttttgaatttggctttatCTTATCCGTTGGTGTTGGTCAGTGTGTGTTAGCGTTGGTGAGATATtgattgtcttttagtgtaatgtgtattgtgatttgtaattgtgaaattttctgattggcaATTGGCTATTGTGATTTGGGCATTAGGCATGAGGCTTATGCTTGTATGTTGAGTGGGGAGGGGGTAGATGGGCTGATGGGCTTATGGGGCTGGGTAAACAATAATTCAAGCAGTGTAATGTGTAGCACAttacactgctttaattattgtgttGCACATGGGATGTGTAATGTCTGgctcttttagtgtaatgtgcacaaggggctaaacaatataacaaactaaAGCAATATATTTagtgacaaacaaattaaagcaatatagtttattgttatgataaacaacaataattaaagttgtataattaaccaatacattataaaagacaaataaattaaattatgttaggccaaataacaattaataattttataattaatgaaacaataatataacaaattaatgaaacaactaaacaacaataattaataattatattaatatttcaaatgaacttatagtttattgtttattcttttgctagaattatggacaaatatttgataagaaaaccacgtACCTAAGATTCATCTCCTGTGCAAGATTCATTTTCATCTTCTAAGTGAATTCGTGTTGACTTTAACTTAGAAAATCTTCCTTCAGATCCTGGGCAAAAGATATCAACTtatcatcataataataatgatgaaatATCTTATTTAACAAAAGGTCCTTGTCAACTTGTTCATGATTACCCTGTATCATATTTTTCTGGAAAGCCCTGTCAATTTAGATCCGATTGGTATGTAAATAGAAAGTGGTTGGAATATAGTAGAGACACAGATGcggtattttgtttttattgctaCCTATTTGGGCAAGATGTTGGTAAGTAAGGAGGAGGTGAGACTTTTGTAacaaagggattcaaactttggaaTCAGCTTGTGAAGTTAGATTCCCATGTTGGAGGAGTTAATAGTGCTCATAACCAAGCTGTCAAGAAGAGTGAAGATCTACTGAAGGAAAAGCAACACATTCAAAGTGTTTTGCTTaagcaatcaaataaaaataaatttgaatatcGGGTTCAATTAAATGTAATAGTTGATTGCGAAGATTCCTTTTATGCCAGGGATTAGCTTTTCGTGGTCATGATGAATCTCAAGGTTCAAAGTGATAAATGAAATTTCCTTAAGCTTCTACAATTTTTGGGGGATCACAATGAATCTATCAATGAAGTGTTGCAAAACGCTCCAAAAAATTGCAAGCTTACCCACTCTGATATTCAAAAAGACATTGTGAATGCAAATGCACGTGAAACATCCAAAGTCATCATTAATGATCTTGACAATGGGTTCTTTTCAATATTAATCGATGAGTCACGTGATATCTCAGTGAA
The sequence above is drawn from the Quercus robur chromosome 7, dhQueRobu3.1, whole genome shotgun sequence genome and encodes:
- the LOC126693708 gene encoding uncharacterized acetyltransferase At3g50280-like, producing MTHIRFISTSTIQSAAASPNELTRRIELTPWDLQLLLVDHIQKGILFFKPTPSQEKELKGSSVIDHLKTSLSRTLDIFYPLAGRLVMVENDDDKTRSFFVDCNNLGAQFVHAMVDDLTVADILDPIYVPDIVNSFFLLNSVLNYEGISKPLLAVQVTELADGIFIGCTANHSVVDGSSFWHFFNTWSEISRANNCPTSQSPPIFQRCFFDGIIDFPIHIPFHPNEISNEKSIPPPLKQKVFHFSKKKIAQLKAKANAEMGTNNISSLQAVLGVLWRSVVRNRRCSANQEVHYRVIVGMRQRIQPPLPEEYSGNAVLFGKVIATVDNLLEHGLGWVAWQINKKIASQTAEEVKKFIEDWVKAPNIPTLSGIASNALLTGSSPRFNVYGNDFGWGRPIAVRSGVGNKFDGKLTVFPGVEEGSMDFEACLSPEILEAMADDAEFMEALAS
- the LOC126693709 gene encoding uncharacterized acetyltransferase At3g50280-like gives rise to the protein MTHICFKSTSTIRAAASPNESTRRIELTPWDLQLLLVDHIQKGLLFFKPTPSQEEELQGSSVINHLKTSLSRTLDIFYPLAGRLVMVENDDDKSTSFFVDCNNLGAQFVHAVADDVTVADILDPIYVPDIVNSFFLMNGILNHQGTSKPLLAVQVTELIDGIFIGCTLNHCVVDGSSFWHFFNTWSEISRGNNINPTSISPPIFQRCYFDGIIDFPLHIPFHHNEISDVRSIPPPLKQKVFHFSKKKISQLKAKANAEMSTNNISSLQAVLGHLWRSVVRNRHCSANQEAHYHVAVGMRQRIQPPLPEEYFGNAILLGTVTTTVENLLEHELGWVASQINKVIASQTVEEGRKCIEDWLKSPKISILRGVTCNALITGSSPRFNMYGNDFGWGRPIAVRSGAGNKFDGKLTVYPGMEEGSMDFEACLSPETLQAMIDDSEFMETFAS